A single window of Mustela erminea isolate mMusErm1 chromosome 4, mMusErm1.Pri, whole genome shotgun sequence DNA harbors:
- the LOC116589288 gene encoding LOW QUALITY PROTEIN: low-density lipoprotein receptor-related protein 11-like (The sequence of the model RefSeq protein was modified relative to this genomic sequence to represent the inferred CDS: inserted 1 base in 1 codon), with protein sequence MSVEIRLHRPRPHRSGTGSRARPTSSRSAAPPRPAASAAGRRGPRRPEKRGLGRPPRNPALRGLRLLCRWLPRGRGAVPPSAPPSELQAQLSGVEPLLEEFRRLLQQERPQEERERELRAGVWLREEGCPGRGGGGYSATPDAIIRTKDSPASGARFLSPPATVGDWRPCAAXCCSEPRCSVTVVELPRRPASPAAAALGCCLFNCTARGRSVCKFALHRGYSSCSLCRAFTAGGETGEPHRTGVRTPLEEAGPDLQVLLPWHLLSGAQEETTWAVHFGSRAK encoded by the exons ATGTCAGTGGAAATACGACTGCAC CGGCCGCGGCCACACCGGAGCGGCACAGGGTCCCGCGCTCGCCCAACTTCCTCGCGCTCTGCGGCCCCTCCTAGGCCCGCTGCCTCAGCTGCCGGCCGCCGTGGCCCTCGCCGCCCGGAAAAGCGCGGGCTCGGGCGGCCGCCGAGGAACCCTGCGCTGCGCGGGCTGCGGCTGCTCTGCCGGTGGCTGCCGAGGGGCCGTGGGGCCGTCCCGCCGTCAGCGCCGCCGTCCGAGCTGCAGGCGCAGCTCTCGGGAGTGGAGCCGCTGCTGGAGGAGTTCCGCCGGCTGCTGCAGCAGGAGCGGCCGCAGGAGGAGCGGGAGCGGGAGCTGCGCGCGGGCGTCTGGCTCCGGGAGGAGGGCTGCCCgggccggggcggcggcggctACAGCGCCACTCCAGACGCCATCATCCGCACCAAGGACTCCCCGGCGTCCGGCGCCCGCTTCCTGAGCCCGCCGGCAACCGTGGGGGACTGGCGGCCGTGCGCGG GCTGCTGCTCGGAGCCGCGCTGCTCGGTGACGGTGGTGGAGCTGCCCCGGCGGCCCGCgtcgcccgccgccgccgcgcttGGCTGCTGCCTCTTCAACTGCACCGCACGTGGCCGCAGCGTCTGCAAGTTCGCGCTGCACCGGGGCTATAGCAGCTGCAGCCTCTGCCGCGCTTTTACCGCCGGCGGGGAGACCGGGGAGCCTCACCGCACAGGGGTGAGAACTCCGCTGGAGGAGGCCGGGCCAGACCTCCAGGTCCTGCTGCCCTGGCACCTGTTGAGTGGCGCCCAGGAGGAGACCACTTGGGCAGTACACTTTGGCAGTAGAGCCAAGTGA